Proteins from a single region of Lujinxingia litoralis:
- a CDS encoding MYXO-CTERM sorting domain-containing protein has product MMMLTYKTVGAGVAAMTVGAMTLTVGMEQARACSPALEQVYDALPGSGSEVAADAELVLFSHGLEGASVVALLDGEGQAVSADVVEHAQRLHGGMVRYLEPTAPLMPGSYTLTAMDPLDEPVLFERSFEIIDGGAWPAPPAAPQLEWYRETFDEPVGDSCGYSVAHHQVRISSVEGAAYYLLSVELDDSSVLEQRYLASEVGRFQVAQMEQVKCLRVTALRGDGLPSEVTEACVPDKCRHYDAQESPGIPGQTEWDTIEGCPDEDLTEGDPDDSDVGEPPVEDAGDDIGPDVVDGGDEDDVGASGDDAGGEGSSVAGGSCSTGGKSGGSLAFVLAALGALVWRRR; this is encoded by the coding sequence ATGATGATGTTGACGTACAAGACAGTAGGCGCAGGGGTCGCAGCGATGACCGTGGGGGCCATGACCCTGACGGTGGGGATGGAGCAAGCCCGAGCATGCTCTCCGGCGCTGGAGCAGGTGTACGATGCGCTCCCCGGGAGTGGTTCGGAGGTCGCGGCGGATGCCGAGCTGGTGCTTTTCAGTCATGGGCTGGAGGGGGCGTCGGTGGTCGCGCTGCTTGATGGTGAGGGGCAGGCGGTGAGCGCGGATGTGGTCGAGCACGCGCAGCGGTTGCACGGCGGCATGGTGCGCTACCTGGAACCGACAGCGCCGCTGATGCCCGGGAGTTACACGCTGACGGCGATGGACCCGCTGGACGAGCCCGTGTTGTTTGAGCGCTCCTTTGAGATCATTGACGGGGGGGCCTGGCCTGCGCCGCCGGCCGCACCGCAATTGGAGTGGTATCGCGAGACCTTTGATGAGCCCGTTGGCGACAGCTGCGGATATTCGGTGGCTCACCATCAGGTGAGAATTTCGTCGGTCGAGGGGGCGGCCTACTACCTGCTGAGCGTCGAGTTGGACGACTCCAGTGTCCTGGAGCAGCGCTACCTGGCATCGGAGGTAGGACGCTTCCAGGTGGCTCAGATGGAGCAGGTGAAGTGCCTGCGTGTGACGGCCCTTCGGGGGGACGGTCTCCCGAGTGAGGTGACCGAGGCGTGTGTGCCGGATAAGTGCCGGCACTACGACGCGCAAGAGAGCCCTGGTATACCCGGGCAGACCGAATGGGATACGATTGAGGGATGTCCTGACGAGGACCTGACGGAGGGGGACCCGGACGATAGCGATGTCGGTGAGCCGCCTGTCGAGGATGCCGGCGACGATATTGGTCCGGATGTCGTGGATGGGGGCGACGAAGATGATGTCGGAGCCTCGGGCGATGACGCCGGCGGTGAGGGGAGCTCGGTGGCCGGAGGAAGTTGCTCTACCGGCGGCAAGTCCGGCGGTTCGCTGGCGTTTGTACTGGCCGCTCTGGGCGCGCTGGTGTGGCGACGTCGTTAA
- a CDS encoding DUF790 family protein, whose product MMLTSDLLRVKKSRGAIVPRYLDVDDEVARERAQALVAIFESHQGKARALVDERVEEAIGHGTDFLIWRGLAKLLYDRSEFEVRAQVAPEVVREALFLEAARAGNPHREDARRRILERVGESLGVSPEACEVALYADLEERQVLSAFKTIDAEGLLHRYNLALAQAVLYRALTLKVHLQGQNSGRLRHLFQMLKFHRLMHRTERTGKGYVIEVDGPASVLKGGRRYGLAMAKFLPALLHLKGWTLEAVVDWDNKERTFALGPQDGLQSARRVRGQWLAEEEQWFEERFSEKAPEGWRLERRGQVVDLGDNEVLVTDYVLTGPGGREVLLEIVGTWRASYLRRRLERLAALKSERPVILVVSERLRGDREKLEAGAVGVVFYKGVILVDKVVEAACQALGEGAEVRPG is encoded by the coding sequence ATGATGCTTACCAGTGATCTTCTGCGGGTTAAAAAGTCACGGGGAGCCATCGTCCCGCGCTATCTGGATGTGGACGACGAGGTGGCCCGCGAGCGAGCGCAGGCGCTGGTGGCGATCTTTGAGTCGCATCAAGGAAAGGCGCGTGCGCTGGTCGATGAGCGGGTGGAGGAGGCTATTGGTCACGGCACGGATTTTTTGATCTGGCGGGGGCTGGCCAAGCTGCTCTACGACCGCAGTGAATTTGAGGTGCGGGCCCAGGTTGCGCCGGAGGTGGTGCGTGAGGCGCTGTTTTTGGAGGCGGCGCGCGCGGGTAATCCGCATCGGGAAGACGCGCGTCGGCGCATTCTGGAGCGGGTCGGGGAGAGCCTGGGGGTGAGTCCGGAGGCGTGTGAAGTGGCGCTCTACGCCGATCTGGAGGAGCGTCAGGTGTTGAGCGCGTTCAAGACGATCGACGCCGAGGGCCTGCTGCATCGCTACAATCTGGCATTGGCCCAGGCCGTGCTGTACCGGGCGCTCACGTTGAAGGTGCATCTGCAGGGACAGAACTCCGGGCGGCTGCGGCATCTGTTTCAGATGCTCAAGTTTCACCGGTTGATGCATCGCACCGAACGCACCGGCAAGGGGTATGTCATCGAGGTCGACGGGCCGGCCAGCGTGCTCAAGGGAGGGCGGCGTTACGGGCTGGCGATGGCGAAGTTTTTGCCGGCGCTGCTGCATCTGAAGGGGTGGACGCTGGAGGCGGTGGTCGACTGGGATAACAAAGAGCGCACCTTTGCGCTGGGGCCTCAAGACGGGCTTCAGAGCGCGCGGCGCGTGCGGGGGCAGTGGCTGGCCGAGGAGGAGCAGTGGTTCGAGGAGCGTTTTTCGGAGAAGGCTCCCGAGGGCTGGCGGCTGGAGCGGCGCGGGCAGGTCGTGGATCTGGGGGATAATGAGGTGCTGGTCACCGACTACGTGCTCACCGGGCCCGGGGGAAGGGAGGTGCTGCTGGAGATCGTGGGCACCTGGCGGGCGTCGTATCTGCGGCGGCGGCTGGAGCGGTTGGCCGCGCTGAAGAGCGAGCGGCCGGTGATTCTGGTGGTCAGCGAGCGGCTGCGTGGCGACCGCGAGAAGCTGGAGGCCGGGGCGGTGGGGGTGGTGTTTTATAAGGGGGTGATTCTGGTCGATAAAGTGGTGGAGGCCGCGTGTCAGGCGCTTGGAGAGGGGGCCGAGGTCAGGCCGGGATGA